The genomic segment GAAATTGTCATTTCAATGCTCTCCTTTATCTTCCTGCCTTGGATAGTATCAAGGCTTGGAGTATGAATCATGGATTGGTAGATCTTAAAGGCTAAGGAGGCTTAGACCCCCATCAAGGGGAATAACCTTTCTGAGTGCACTTTTTGTGATTCTGACAGTTGCGGGGTTGGAGAAATCCTGATGGGATAGGCAGGTTTTTAATTGAGCTTTAAGGGATGAATCATGCCTCATTGTATTATTGAGTATTCCAAACCGATCGAAGAGCATGTTGCCATCGAGCAACTGGTGGAGCGTGTTCACAGCTCTGCGTTCGACTCCGGGCTTTTCAGGGAAAGTGATATTAAGACTCGGGCAATCGGCTATGAGCACTTTAAGCTGGGGGAGGAACACAATAACTTCATCCACCTGAGCGTGAAGATTTTGCCTGGCAGAACCGATGAGCAGAAAGCCATGTTGGCCGATGGGGTTCTCAATGCCCTGGGCTCGCTGGCCATGACAGATCTTGCTTTGTCGGTGGAGGTGGTCGATCTGCCCGGTGATTCCTACATTAAATGTAATCTCTAGGCTCAGCAGAGCTCCGTAGTCCGCAAGCGGTTGCCTTGAGCCCTGATTCGATTCGGGGCTTCTCACTTGATCTGATTCTTAAGCTTTTCACAGGTCCATGGCTGGTTGCCGGTCGTTGTAGGGAGCAAGGTTTGGGGGCGAGTTTTTCAGGCCGGGAGATATTCGCACTAAGATGCTATATATCACCCGGCTGGAGGCTTGGTCAAAGGGAGTGTTTCACACTATTGATAATGGCCTGCTCAACGTTTTGCGCACAGATGGTGCCGAGTCGAATCATATCGGGTTCATCCATCGCTTTTGCACCCACGCCAGCAGTAAAGATGATATCCCCATCAAAGGGAGTGAAGCTCGGTCGAACCGAGCGGGCGATCCCGGCAGTTGCCATCTTGCTGAGCAGGGTTAGTTCGGGCGCAGGTAATTTTGCGTCAATGAAGTTTGCGACCAGCACTGTGTTTTGATTGTCGGACAGCGTCATCTTGCACTGGCCATTGGCGATCAGTTTTTCTAAGTTAATGAGATTACCCTCCGGATCTCTGGCTCCTGCGATGATTTGATTATCCTCGTAGATATCACCAACCGCATTAACAACCGCGACGCTGGTCACTGTGTGTTCTCCCATTCTCATGGAAGAGAGGCCTATCCCGGTCCGTGTTGGTGTTCCCTGGTGCCAGGCTTTACCTGCACTGGCCCCGTAACCTGCGCCAACACGTCCATAAAGGTAATCTGTACCTGCATTTTGACAGGCTCTGTAAGCGAGTTCCGGGGTGGGGGCTACGGGATTTCCCTGATCGAAGTCATAGATACCGGCCGTTGGTACCAGGGGGATCCGGCGGTGAGGTGTCTGAAGCCCTTTTCCCTGTTCCGCAAGCCACTGCATGACACCACTGGTTACATCCAGCCCGAAAGCACTGCCCCCGGTTAATACCAGGCCATGGATCTCCTTGGCACTGGTTTCAAGATTAAGAAGTTGAACATCCCTAAGAGCGGGGGCGCTGCCGCAGAGCCAATAACCGCAGGTCGCTGGCTGATCAAATAAAAACACGCTGACACCGGTTTGGTTCTCAGTATCTTCCGCGTGACCTATGGTCAATCCCTGAATATGCATGCTGGCTCCTGCTAGAGAATTGGGTCTTTGGAATGGATAAGATTTAAATCGGGGGGAGCCTAGCAATCCAAGGCAGATCATACAAGGGTCTTCAGACAGGGGCTTACTGCGATTACAGCCCGGTACTACAGGGGAGGTCGAGAGACAGCAAATGAGATTCGCCGGTGAAAGATGAGATGACCTCATTTATCCTTCCACGGGGCGAGCAAATATCAGTCAAAAATTGGTCGCGGAGACTTGCGATCATCGCCGAGCTCTGTATAATTGCCGTCCTGACCCTTCTAGGGTCGGCACACAAGCGCGGGCAATAGGCCCGGCATTCAGTCTCTCCAATCGGGAGAGAATCGGTTTAAAGACAACGCCCTCCTGCATTAGCGGGGATGGAGCGGTCTTTTTTTATGTTAAACCATTTGGAGCTCTGGTAAATGCAGAACCAA from the Dongshaea marina genome contains:
- a CDS encoding P1 family peptidase, which produces MHIQGLTIGHAEDTENQTGVSVFLFDQPATCGYWLCGSAPALRDVQLLNLETSAKEIHGLVLTGGSAFGLDVTSGVMQWLAEQGKGLQTPHRRIPLVPTAGIYDFDQGNPVAPTPELAYRACQNAGTDYLYGRVGAGYGASAGKAWHQGTPTRTGIGLSSMRMGEHTVTSVAVVNAVGDIYEDNQIIAGARDPEGNLINLEKLIANGQCKMTLSDNQNTVLVANFIDAKLPAPELTLLSKMATAGIARSVRPSFTPFDGDIIFTAGVGAKAMDEPDMIRLGTICAQNVEQAIINSVKHSL
- a CDS encoding 5-carboxymethyl-2-hydroxymuconate Delta-isomerase; its protein translation is MPHCIIEYSKPIEEHVAIEQLVERVHSSAFDSGLFRESDIKTRAIGYEHFKLGEEHNNFIHLSVKILPGRTDEQKAMLADGVLNALGSLAMTDLALSVEVVDLPGDSYIKCNL